The following are encoded together in the Chaetodon auriga isolate fChaAug3 chromosome 4, fChaAug3.hap1, whole genome shotgun sequence genome:
- the apela gene encoding apelin receptor early endogenous ligand, which yields MKVFNLFYLLLLLVAAVAPVASARPDFLNLRRKYHRHHCPHRRCLPLHSRVPFP from the exons ATGAAGGTCTTCAATCTGTTCtacctgctcctgctgctcgtAGCTGCTGTAGCACCAGTCGCCTCCGCCAGACCAG ATTTCCTGAACCTGAGGAGGAAATATCACAGGCACCACTGCCCACACAGACGCTGCCTGCCTCTCCACTCCAGAGTACCCTTCCCCTAA